DNA from bacterium:
GCTAACCCTTTAACTGGGAGTATAGGGGTTGTTACTATCAACCTACCCAGAATATCTTATACAGTAAATAATAAAGAAGAGTTTTTGCAAAAACTTGCTCACCTTATGGAAATTTCTAAAGAATCTCTTGAAATAAAAAGAAAAATAATAGAAAAACTTACTGAAGATGACCTATACCCTTACTCAAAGTTTTATCTGAGAAATGTTAAAGAAAGGTTTGGTAAATATTGGATGAACCATTTTTCAACAATAGGAATTATTGGTATGAACGAGGCATGCCTAAACCTTTTTGGAGAAGATATAGGTACAGAAAAAGGGTTAAGGTTTGCTGTAGATGTTATGCAATATATGAGAAAACGGTTGATTGAGTTTCAGGAAGAAACTGGTAATTTTTATAACCTTGAAGCAACCCCTGCTGAAGGGACAAGTTATAGGTTAGCAAAAACTGATAAAACAAAGTTCCCTGAAATCATTTGTGCTAATGAAGAAGAATTTCAAAATGGTGCGGAACCTTTTTACACCAACTCTACCCATTTACCTGTCAACTATACTGACGATATTTTTGAGTCTCTTGAACTTCAAGATGAGATGCAGTCTATGTATACAGGTGGCACAGTAATACACCTTTATACAGGAGAAACAATAAGTTCTACTGATGGAGTCAAGAAACTTGTAAAGACTATATGTGAAAAATTTAAGTTACCCTATTTTACTATTACCCCAACTTTTTCGGTATGCCCTGAACACGGATATATTAAAGGCGAGATGCATGTTTGTGATAAGTGCAGAAAAGAGACTGAGATATATTCACGAGTTGTAGGATATTTAAGACCAGTAAACCAATGGAACAAAGGAAAAACGGCAGAGTTCAAGTTGAGAAAAAATTATATTCTGAAATGAAAATAGGAGACCTGCAAAAGACTTCTTTGATAGAGTACCCTGGCAAATTAAGTTGCATAGTCTTTACTCAGGGTTGTAATTTTCGTTGTCCGTTTTGTCATAACCCACAACTTGTTTTACCCGAAAAATTTCTACCTCCCATGTCTGAGAAAGATGTGTTAGATTTTTTAAACAGAAGAAAATCTTATCTGGATGCCGTGGTTATTACAGGTGGAGAACCGTGTTTACAAGAAGGGCTACCTGAGTTCCTGAAAAAAGCAAAGGAAATGGGTTACTTTTGTAAGGTTGATACTAACGGTACAAACCCTGAAATGGTTTCATTATTGATAAAAGAGAAACTTGTAGACTATATTGCTATGGATATAAAAGCGCCTCTTACTAAATACGGGTTACTTACAGGGGTTGCGGTAGATACAAAAAATATAGAAGCAAGTGTTTCCATTTTAAAAGATTCCACAATAGATTATGAGTTTAAGACAACAGTCCTTTTTCCTCTTTTAAACTATGAAGATTTTGAGGATATAGGTAGATTGATAAAGGATTCTCCAATTCATTACCTACAACGTTTTGTACCCAATGCTGTTATAGATAAAAAATGTTTATCATACCCTCTGTTAACAGAAGAAAGTTTTGAAAAATTAAAACAGA
Protein-coding regions in this window:
- a CDS encoding anaerobic ribonucleoside-triphosphate reductase activating protein, yielding MEQRKNGRVQVEKKLYSEMKIGDLQKTSLIEYPGKLSCIVFTQGCNFRCPFCHNPQLVLPEKFLPPMSEKDVLDFLNRRKSYLDAVVITGGEPCLQEGLPEFLKKAKEMGYFCKVDTNGTNPEMVSLLIKEKLVDYIAMDIKAPLTKYGLLTGVAVDTKNIEASVSILKDSTIDYEFKTTVLFPLLNYEDFEDIGRLIKDSPIHYLQRFVPNAVIDKKCLSYPLLTEESFEKLKQIMLKYVKECYIR